The genomic window ATTGCATTTCAGGGACTTTATCTTCGTGTTGGTCAACGTTTTGAGCTATAACGTGTATTACTTCTTGCAGGTGCGAATTAAAGAACAGCCAttcaaacagaagaaaaaaggtCTTGGAGCCAAACGTACACGCAGAgctggtgatgaagatgaggctgaggaagagaaaaagagagaagagcaaCGGGCAGACCgagaaaatgaagaggaggaggaggaggaggaagccaaGCCTGCTGAGGACCCGCTGGCGTCGCACACGCAGCGCCAGCTCACGGAAGCTGTGGTCGAACTGTTGGTTCCCGGGGAGACGGTTGCAGCGGCGCTCCGTCGGCTCGGGGGCCTCGGAGGCCGGAAGAAAGGGAAGCTGCTGCAAGAGGGCGAACCCACAGCGGAGACGAAGAGGGATACAGAAAAGCTTGACAAGCTCACGGCGCTCGCGGACAGATTGGTCGGATCTGGGATGTTTGAGATCTACCAACAAACGTACGAAAAACTGGCCTATTTGATGAAGAGCATGCACGACAAGCAACCAGCCGTGAAGCAGAAACACAGGGGGGACGGcgacgacgacgaagacgaTGAGCTCGACATGTTTGCTGAAAACTTTGACGAAACACCTGGTGCCAGATCAGAGGAAAAGGCAGACGACGGAGGAAAAGGTGGGTCAGCGTGACTTTCAGGCATTTGCCTCTAATAAGTCGCCATCTTCTTTTTGGTTTAATCccgttttgtctttctgtcagtGTGTGATAAAGTGATGTGGGAATACAAATGGGAAAATAAGGAGGATTCAGACGTTTATGGACCCTTCACCAGTCAGCAGATGCAGGCATGGACTATTCCAAATACAAAACATCCAGATTGTCGGGTTGCAGGCTTAGTTTAGTTAATTTGGGTTTTAATCTCCTCGCTGTCTGTTTTCCAGGATTGGGTGGATGACGGCTATTTCAGCAGTGGCGTTTACTGCAGGAGGAAGGACCAGGAGGGAGCTCAGTTCTACAACTCCAAAAGACTAGACTTTGAGCTCTACACATGAGTTCTGTGCAGCATCAAATCAGCCCTCGCTGTCGGCATCCCTTGTTTTCGGTTTCAATCTTTGCATCCAGGACTTTGCGGTGACGTGACGTAATAGGGGCTTGTTTTCTGTACATTgatcttaaataaataactcaTCTGTgctgtgttctccccgtgtctgcgtgggttttctctgggttctccggtttcctcccacatacaaaaacatgcaatttaggtgaatttatTGCAAAAATCAGTTGCTGTACTTGCAGTTTGGATATAATTGGATAAAAAATGAAGTATAAAACTACATCTATCGTTTCGAATTGGCATGCGCTCAGCagtgaatttaaatattttcataaaacataattttttaatatattaGTTCAGGCAAGgattgggaaaaaaaactaactaATTTTAGGCactcatttttttctttgcttttctatTGGCTCTCTCTTTCTGGAACGCCTCAAAGTCTATCCTGATTGGTGGGATTTCAACAAGGATTTCCGGGTGGAAAATTAAACCGTTCTGTGATTGGACGGAGCGTCTGTCTGTAAACAAACGCCTCGGACGCCGAGCCACAGTAGAGGGCGCCGTCAGACGCGCGTTGTTTACAGTGAGGTCGGATAAACACCCCGCAGTCCAGCTGAACGTTGTTGGTAAGTTTATTTGGTTTTTCTTCAACATCATTAAAAGTTTCTTCCGAGGCACGACGTTCGGTTATCCCGCCGTTAGTATTTTTACTGTTATGAGGCATGACAGCGCACCCGGCTCCGGCTATCACCTGGAACTATCAGCGGTAGCGACACTGTACCGTGTTGATACGGTTGCGGTACATCTCTGCCTAAATGTGTGCCCAGCGCcatttttaaaatttatttatataaataaagttatcAGAGATAAGATAGCGTTGGCAATAATTAACACCGTTTAACGttatgttgtttaaataaataaataaaaagtcagcgTCTGTTCCAGCAAGTAGACGCCGCCCCGCTGTGATTGAGCAGCCGCTACCTTTTGATTGAAAACATTCTCGTCGGTATTTAACAGTCAATCAATCggctttattgtttttgtttgaattgaCTTTCCGTTTTTAATTCCACGTGTGATCATGAAAAATCATTACAATTtaataatgtttatttcatgAATTTCTCTGTTTTATGACACAAACAAAATCACTTGGACTGTAAATGGGAACAAATGAATTCACGTAACATTTTACAGAAAAACATCCATTGATTATGAtgaattataaaaaaataataattgagtGTTGacttgaaataaatacaaaggaaTGTGTGATTTTGTTCCTTTCCCATCAACGACGCCTCTCGACTGCAGAAAAATAAGTAACAGCGTATTCTTCAGGCGGATGTGGACGCGCTTCCAGTCGATGTTGATTCCCGCTTCTTTGGTGTTTTCGTTGTTATTtacagagaaggagaaagggagaGCGAGGGGATGCTGACTTATCCCTCTGACCCCCTCCCTCAGATAGTTTGTCCAATGGATGAAGACCCTATTTCCCCAAACCGTTTCTGTAGCGCGCCTCCCCACAGTGaacctccacccctccctcccttttccTCCATCACTCCCAGGTATAGTTGTCTCGGCACCTTTTTggtttgctttgttgttgttttcccctccttttgtttttagcgcttttatttatttatttattatatagaaAGTATTTAGGGATTAATATTCTTGGGGTCATTTGCATCAAAATACTTACAATTCAAAAATGAGTTTGCTCCACTTGTGTTTACCTTCTTTGTTGCTATGCAGATTTAGATGCTGCGGTCTCTGCATCGTTTGATGTTATGTTATCTATTAAAAAGGAACCCTTACTTTTTTGGCTCCAGTCTTTTTTAGAGCGTGGGATTCCGTTGCAGGCTGGTCGAGTGAGCTTGACATTGAATTAAGAGATCGGGGAGGGAGGGAATGTGTTGAAGGCTGCTGCAACCATATCCAGACATCACGCGCTTTTGCTTGCAGGTTTTCCACGGCATAGCAGAGTGAACTATTAGCCTCGGTGGTGGTATGCGCCACCCAAGTACCCCTCCAGACCAAAATAACCCTCGGTTGCCGTCTCCCTGTTGATGCCTGCAGCCGAAAGTCATTTATGCGTGGCACGATTTGTTGCGTATTCCAGTCCTCTCTTTTGCTAATTGCTTCACATCAATTTCAGGGGTCTATTTCCTCTCGGCTTAGCTTTCATCCATATCACGTCAATCATCTACGCTTCTTAGATTTAGAGTCTGGAATCTGGAATGAAAACGAGTATGTTGAAGGCCACACCTGTTATCAGCGTATCAAACGCTCGTTTTCTGAGGGTCTGGTCCGACTCTGCATTTGTAGAAACCTCTCTGATGCACTTGAATTGGAATCGGGGAATCAAATATTGATGCGATGATACTAAATGCACTTTTGATACTAAATGCACTTTTTGACTTTCGTGgcatatatttaataaaacgGTCACATGGTGATActgaagattgtttttttttttaaaacattcacaGCTGTGCAGCAGATGGCGGCCGAGCTGGACACAGAAGGATCGGTCGCATTCAAGGGATCGCAGCGCAGCGTCCCAAAAAGCCGAGCAGCGCGGACGATGGACCGGCTGAGGAACCGTCCGGACAGAATCCGTCCCCTCCGAGAAGACGGAAGGGGAGCGATCGCACGGTGGGGAGTTTGGCCGGAAGGATTCCCTTTTGGATCGGGTTCATTAAATGAGTCCTGACTCACGCAGCGCACATTCCTCTCTCCGATTCATAGGTACAAGTGTCAGAGTCCAAGCAGCCGCGTGGAAATGAGATGCAAAGCAAGGTCGGTTTAATCTTTCTTTGCCGTTCTGTGACCGACGGTCGCCCGGTCTCGCCCGCGCCCGGCTGTTTCTGTGTCATGACCCCTTCATGTCTCTGACCccgtcacgcagcagctgcagtttaTGTACATGCACAGCAACACCGAGGGTTAATTGAGTGATTTAATCCTCTTTCACGGTCTGCTGCATCCGACGCAGACGGGCCATCCAGTGTTCATGCGACATCCCAGAATAGAGTCCGTCCTCTTCGGTTTAAGAAGCGACGCATTTCGAATATTTGGACTattcaggtgtttttttttattctgtttttgaGTTGGtaaattaatttgaaatgtCAATGCTCACACTTCCGTGTTTTGATATTGATCAAGCCTGACATTGTATCGATCGATTGCTTATTTGGTGTGATCAGCAGCTCCGCTGAATCCTCCTAAATCGACTCTCagaagttgtttttgttttgtttcttgcagGATGGATTTGATTTTAGTTTTGCAGCCGAGTGCCAGAATGAGTAAGTTTttcagtttgtctttgtttaccCGAGGGGCTCCTTAATCTGCTCGCAGCAACGTGTTTGAGGCTTCACGTCCTCGAGCTAGCGATGTCTGTCCGATCGTTTTCCAAGCTGTAGTGGCTGAATTAGTTCCTGCTTAGaagcattttaatttatttacatcTTTGTGACGACAACAGTGATAGCGATGACATCATAACCACACAGGATTATTAGCGTGCGCCGTTCTTTTCACCCCTGGAGCATCAttatacgttttttttttgttccttcaGTAGGCCGGAGAAGCGGAAATCTCCACGGAAAAACCCAGACGTCATTGCTGCAGAGGATGTCGTGCAGGTTTCTGGCGGCGCCACGCACAATCTCGACGGCGTCCGCTCCGACGTGGATACGAGCGTGAGATCGGCGGTCGGGCGCGCGACCGGAAACGCATCTGAACAGAAGGGATGGGTGATCGGCCCGTTGTTCCAGTCGCTCAAGTCCAAGATGGCCAGTTTCTCGGAGATCGTCATGAGTCCGGTTAAACTCTTCAGAGCAAACGGTCCCCTGCTGTCCGTCGACCATCTGGGCTGTGAGCTGCGGCCCGGCGAATCGTTTCACGCCGAACAATCGATGCCGAGAAATATCCTCCGTCCAGGAGCGGAAGCACCAAGTGAGCCTGGGAATCGGGGGGCCGAAAAGGTTCTTCGTGAGTATTCTGAAGAGTTACTGTTCTCAACGCGCAGCTCTGAGCGGGCGGACGAAAGTCCAATGAGCCAGTCGGAAGCAAACGTTCCTGATT from Brachionichthys hirsutus isolate HB-005 chromosome 16, CSIRO-AGI_Bhir_v1, whole genome shotgun sequence includes these protein-coding regions:
- the cd2bp2 gene encoding CD2 antigen cytoplasmic tail-binding protein 2, which codes for MPKRKVTFEDGNEGLEVNDDLPNKKSCEAMTGPGSRFKGKHSLDSDEEDEGGETDSSKYDILASDDVEGQEGATIDCDEGVPITPFNLDEEMQEGHFDSEGNYFIKKDQEIRDNWLDNIDWVRIKEQPFKQKKKGLGAKRTRRAGDEDEAEEEKKREEQRADRENEEEEEEEEAKPAEDPLASHTQRQLTEAVVELLVPGETVAAALRRLGGLGGRKKGKLLQEGEPTAETKRDTEKLDKLTALADRLVGSGMFEIYQQTYEKLAYLMKSMHDKQPAVKQKHRGDGDDDEDDELDMFAENFDETPGARSEEKADDGGKVCDKVMWEYKWENKEDSDVYGPFTSQQMQDWVDDGYFSSGVYCRRKDQEGAQFYNSKRLDFELYT